From Vigna unguiculata cultivar IT97K-499-35 chromosome 5, ASM411807v1, whole genome shotgun sequence, the proteins below share one genomic window:
- the LOC114186045 gene encoding PRA1 family protein B4-like: protein MAAPAPNPQVLPVSNPQNTITTTVTTAEQQPPQPAVRAIVSFFSESIRHSLSHRRPWPELMDRSALAKPMSFSEATLRVRHNVSYFRVNYYVVVSLILAVSLLTSPFSLVLLLSLLSSWLFLYLLRPTDRPLHLFGRTFTDFETLSLLAGASFFLLFLTPLGSLLATAFTVSIALVAAHAAFRVPEDLFLDDRDSNQPAGFLSILRAAVNVPPVPPPVPARG from the coding sequence ATGGCCGCTCCAGCACCCAATCCACAGGTTCTCCCCGTCTCAAATCCTCAAAACACCATCACTACCACCGTCACCACCGCGGAACAGCAGCCACCGCAACCCGCAGTCCGCGCCATCGTATCCTTCTTCTCGGAATCCATCCGCCACAGCCTCTCGCATCGGCGTCCCTGGCCGGAGCTCATGGACCGGTCGGCGCTCGCCAAACCGATGTCATTCTCGGAGGCGACGCTGCGCGTGCGGCACAACGTCTCCTACTTCCGCGTGAACTACTACGTCGTGGTTTCGCTGATCCTGGCGGTGTCGCTCCTAACCAGCCCCTTCTCCCTGGTGCTCCTCCTCTCCCTCCTCTCCTCCTGGCTTTTCCTCTACCTCCTCCGCCCCACCGACCGGCCCCTCCACCTCTTCGGCCGTACCTTCACGGATTTCGAGACGCTCTCTCTCCTCGCCGGCGCTtccttcttcctcctcttcctcaCCCCCCTCGGCTCCCTCCTCGCCACCGCCTTCACCGTCTCCATCGCCCTCGTCGCCGCCCACGCCGCATTCAGAGTCCCCGAGGACCTCTTCCTCGACGACCGCGACTCCAACCAGCCGGCCGGCTTCCTCTCCATCCTCCGCGCCGCCGTCAACGTCCCACCCGTTCCCCCACCCGTCCCCGCCCGCGGCTGA